A single Cyclopterus lumpus isolate fCycLum1 chromosome 1, fCycLum1.pri, whole genome shotgun sequence DNA region contains:
- the adra2a gene encoding alpha-2A adrenergic receptor has protein sequence MGFDNETNQTLPDVAPYSLRVSLPLTVLVGIMISLTVFGNVLVVIAVFTSRALRAPQNLFLVSLASADILVATLVMPFSLANELMGYWYFGEVWCEIYLALDVLLCTASIAHLCAISLDRYWSITQAIEYNLKRTPRRIKCIIFIVWVIAAVISFPPLITMEKENSEEEPVCKINNDKWYVISSCIGSFFLPCVIMVLVYVRIYQIAKKRTRVPPGDRKRKERPKTATVAAANQKENGVGAGDTEERLCHENLNGERDIELKEGVGGEGGADEEKDEVNGDLEESSSSDHKVNNPCSIKKKVAKGKTKVSQIKPGDDGVQKRTSSTKGSRWKGRQNREKRFTFVLAVVIGVFVICWFPFFFTYMLMTLCESCLVPDTLFKFFFWFGYCNSALNPIIYTIFNNDFRRSFKKILYRRDTRRYV, from the coding sequence ATGGGGTTTGACAACGAGACCAACCAGACTCTTCCAGACGTGGCCCCATACAGCCTCCGGGTCTCCCTGCCGCTCACTGTGCTGGTGGGAATCATGATCTCGCTGACAGTGTTTGGCAACGTGCTCGTGGTCATAGCTGTGTTTACAAGCCGGGCTCTGAGGGCTCCGCAAAACTTATTCTTAGTGTCTTTGGCGTCGGCAGACATTTTGGTTGCTACCCTCGTGATGCCCTTTTCCTTGGCCAATGAGCTTATGGGATACTGGTACTTTGGCGAGGTGTGGTGTGAGATATATCTGGCACTTGATGTTCTTCTCTGCACCGCCTCCATCGCCCATCTTTGTGCCATCAGCTTAGACCGCTACTGGTCCATCACACAGGCCATCGAGTACAACCTGAAGAGGACGCCGCGGCGCATCAAGTGCATCATCTTCATCGTGTGGGTCATTGCGGCAGTTATCTCCTTCCCGCCTCTCATCAccatggagaaagaaaacagcgAGGAGGAGCCTGTGTGTAAGATCAATAATGATAAATGGTACGTCATTTCTTCGTGCATCggctccttcttcctcccctgTGTCATCATGGTCCTGGTTTACGTGCGGATCTACCAGATCGCCAAGAAGAGGACGCGGGTGCCACCGGGAGACCGGAAGCGGAAGGAGAGGCCGAAGACGGCGACGGTTGCTGCCGCCAACCAGAAGGAGAACGGCGTGGGTGCAGGTGACACTGAGGAGCGCCTGTGCCACGAGAATCTGAATGGGGAACGGGACATCGAGCTGAAGGAGGGagtgggaggagaaggaggagccgATGAGGAGAAAGATGAGGTCAACGGGGACCTTGAAGAGTCATCCTCCTCTGACCACAAAGTGAACAATCCCTGCTCCATCAAAAAGAAAGTGGCCAAGGGGAAAACCAAAGTGAGCCAAATCAAACCGGGGGATGATGGCGTCCAGAAGAGGACATCAAGCACCAAGGGCAGCCGCTGGAAGGGTCGACAGAATCGGGAGAAACGCTTCACCTTCGTCCTGGCCGTGGTCATTGGCGTGTTTGTCATCTGctggtttccttttttctttacgTACATGCTGATGACGCTGTGCGAGTCCTGCCTGGTGCCCGACACCCTATTCAAGTTCTTCTTCTGGTTTGGCTATTGCAACAGTGCGCTGAACCCCATCATTTACACCATCTTCAACAATGACTTCAGGAGGTCATTCAAAAAGATACTGTACAGGAGGGACACTAGAAGATATGTATGA
- the shoc2 gene encoding leucine-rich repeat protein SHOC-2, which yields MSSTLGKEKDSKEKDPKGGPAGKEREKESRALAGLVKDGGKETKTKGKDPKEGKKDTSSSTPGVAFSVDNTIKRPNPAAGTRKKSSNAEVIKELNKCREENSMRLDLSKRSIHILPTSIKELTQLAELYLYSNKLQSLPAEVGCLSGLVTLALSENSLTSLPDSLDSLKKLRMLDLRHNKLREIPAVVYRLTSLTTLYLRFNRITAVEKDIRNLSKLTMLSIRENKIKQLPAEIGELCNLITLDVAHNQLEHLPKEIGNCTQITNLDLQHNELLDLPETIGNLASINRLGLRYNRLSAIPRSLAKCRELEELNLENNNISVLPEGLLSSLVNLTSLTLARNCFQSYPVGGPSQFSTIYSLNMEHNRINKIPFGIFSRAKVLSKLNMKDNQLTSLPLDFGTWTSMVELNLATNQLTKIPEDVCGLVSLEVLILSNNLLKKLPHGIGNLRKLRELDLEENKLESLPNEIAYLKELQKLVLTNNQLTTLPRGIGHLTNLTHLGLGENLLQHLPEEIGTLENLEELYLNDNPNLHSLPFELALCSKLSIMSIENCPLSHLPTQIVAGGPSFIIQFLKMQGPYRAMV from the exons ATGAGTAGTACTTTAGGCAAAGAAAAAGATTCGAAAGAAAAGGACCCCAAAGGTGGTCCAGcggggaaagaaagggaaaaggaGTCCAGGGCTCTAGCCGGCTTAGTCAAGGATGGTGGCAAAGAAACAAAGACCAAAGGGAAAGATCccaaagaaggaaagaaggacaCCAGCAGCTCAACGCCGGGTGTGGCTTTCTCTGTTGACAACACGATAAAGCGGCCAAACCCGGCAGCAGGTACACGTAAGAAGTCCAGCAATGCCGAGGTGATCAAAGAGCTCAACAAGTGTCGGGAGGAGAACTCAATGAGACTGGACCTATCTAAACGGTCCATTCACATCTTGCCCACCTCCATTAAGGAGTTGACACAGCTGGCTGAACTCTACTTATACAGCAACAAGCTGCAGAGCCTGCCAGCTGAGGTGGGTTGCCTATCAGGCCTGGTCACTTTGGCCCTAAGCGAGAACTCCCTGACCAGTTTGCCTGACTCCCTGGACTCTCTTAAGAAACTTCGAATGCTCGACCTTCGGCACAACAAGCTGAGAGAGATACCAGCTGTTGTCTACCGGCTGACATCTCTTACAACGCTGTACCTGCGCTTCAACCGCATCACAGCAGTGGAGAAGGACATCCGAAACCTATCCAAGCTCACTATGCTCAGCATTCGTGAGAACAAGATTAAACAGCTGCCCGCGGAGATAG GGGAGCTATGCAACCTCATAACTCTGGATGTTGCCCATAACCAGTTGGAACACCTACCGAAGGAGATTGGGAATTGCACACAGATAACCAACCTCGACTTGCAGCACAATGAGCTCTTGGACCTCCCCGAGACTATAg GCAACCTGGCAAGCATAAATCGCTTAGGTCTGCGATACAATAGATTGTCAGCCATCCCCAGATCATTAGCCAAATGTCGAGAACTGGAGGAGCTAAAccttgaaaacaacaacatttcggTTTTGCCAGAG GGCCTACTGTCAAGTTTGGTCAACCTGACTAGTCTAACACTGGCGAGGAACTGCTTTCAGTCGTACCCTGTGGGTGGACCATCCCAGTTCTCCACCATCTATTCCCTCAACATGGAGCACAACCGCATCAACAAGATCCCCTTTGGCATCTTCTCCAGGGCCAAAGTCTTAAGCAAGCTTAACATGaag GACAACCAATTAACATCTCTGCCATTGGACTTTGGCACATGGACTAGCATGGTTGAGCTTAACCTGGCAACCAATCAGCTGACAAAGATCCCAGAGGACGTCTGTGGCTTAGTTTCTCTGGAG GTGTTAATACTGTCCAATAATCTTCTCAAGAAGTTACCACATGGTATTGGAAATTTGAGAAAGCTACGGGAGCTCgacttggaggaaaacaaattgGAATCTCTACCTAATGAAATTGCTTATCTGAAAGAGTTACAG AAATTGGTGTTGACAAATAATCAGCTGACCACGTTACCCAGAGGCATCGGCCACCTCACCAACCTGACTCATCTTGGTTTGGGGGAGAACCTGCTGCAACACCTCCCAGAGGAGATTG GTACActggagaacctggaggaaCTGTACCTCAACGACAATCCCAACCTGCACAGCCTACCGTTCGAGCTGGCCCTCTGCAGCAAGCTGTCCATCATGAGCATCGAGAACTGTCCCCTCAGCCACCTGCCAACCCAGATTGTCGCGGGAGGCCCCTCCTTCATCATCCAATTCCTCAAGATGCAAGGACCATACCGTGCCATGGTCTGA